DNA sequence from the Candidatus Binatia bacterium genome:
GTCGCGATTACCGCACCGTCTTGCGGCGGTGCCGTGCCCGTCTAAACGAGCGCCCGGGTGCGATCGGCCGGTACTGGGATTGACACCTCCGCGACCCCAAAGTAGATAGCCCTTATCAGGAATAATTCGCAGTTAGGGAGGGTGTTATGGCTAAGGGCGTGAAGGGTTCGAAGACCCACGAGAACTTGAAGGCGGCTTTCGCCGGCGAATCGCAAGCCAATCGGCGGTATCTTTACTTTGCTCGCCGGGCGGACATCGAGGGCTACCCTGACATTGGCGGGCTCTTCCGCGACACCTCGGAAGCGGAGACCGGCCATGCCTTCGGACATCTCGACTTTCTCAAGGAAGCCGGCGATCCGGCGACCGGATTGCCGATCGGGGATACGGAAAAGAACCTCAAGTCGGCCATCGAGGGGGAAACATACGAATACACCGAGATGTATCCCGGTTTCGCGAAGACCGCCCGCGAGGAGGGCTTCGAGGAAGTCGCGGAATGGTTCGAGACGCTGGCGCGAGCCGAGAAGTCGCACGCCGCCCGGTTCACCAAGGGTGTGGATAGCCTGAAGGCTTGATCGGACGGTGACGTGCTGGGTGGGGCGGTGCGGGACGGGCGGTGGCTGCGGTTCGGGCGGACGCCAGTGAGCGCGGGGAGGGGCCGGCTGCGGACGAGCGTACGAAACCATGCATAAGGTCAGTCTCGACGAGGTCATGGGGCTCGAACGGTACGAGCTGGTGCGTCCGGCTTTCATCGGGCGCATTATCGCCCTGAAGAAACAGCGTCGGGTGCCCGTGGGTGACCGCATCACTTTTGTGTTCGAGAATCACGATACCGCCCTGTTCCAGATCCAGGAGATGATGCGGACCGAGCGCATCGTCGACATCGACAAGGTGCGACAGGAAGTGGAGACCTACAACGAGCTCGTCCCCGACGCCGGGCAGCTCAGCGCGACCATGCTGATCGAGATCACCGAGAAGGGAAGTATCCGCGAGGCACTGGTCAGCCTTCTCGGTATCGACCGCTGTGTGCGTCTGGAGATCGGCGCGGACCTGGTGGTGGCGGCCGAGTTCGAGGGCGGCCGCAGCAAGGAAGACAATCTTAGCGCGGTGCAGTACTTGCGGTTCAACCTCGGCGCGGCGGCGCGGTTGGCGTTTCTCGATGTTTGCGTGCCGGTACGGTTGGCGATCGACCATCCGCGTTACCGCCACGCAACGTCTATCGAGGGTGCCGTGCGGGCGCAGCTTGTTCGGGATCTGGAGGCCTCGTGAAATCGCGCCGTACGCCGCAGCTCGATGCCGTGTTCGAGATCGTCCGTGCCGCTAGCGATCATCCGACGGCAGATACGGTGTACGCTCGAGTGCGGAGGGTGATGCCTGCGGTCAGCCTGGGCACCGTGTATCGCAACCTGCAGAAGCTAGCGGCTGAGAGGCGGGTGCGCGCGTTGCACATGCGGGATAGGGTGACTCGGTACGATGGCATGGTCGCCGATCACGACCACTTCTGCTGCGAGCGCTGTGGAGTGGTGCACGACATCGACCCTGCCCGGTCCGGCCGTCGGCGTGCTCCCGGGCCGCTTGGCCCCGGCTATGTGGTGCATACCGAGGTGGTTACGGTGTACGGTCTCTGTCCCGGCTGCGGGGCGCGCGTGGCGGCGGTCACAGTATGAAGGCCGCTTCGGTTGCACGAGCGGATGCCGCGTGTCATCCCTTAGGTGACCCGCATGGAGCTGCCGTCCGTCATACCGATCTTTCCATTGCCAAGCGTGGTGCTGTTCCCGGGTGTGCCGTTGCCCCTGCACATATTCGAGCCGCGCTATCGGGATATGGTGCGAGACGCTGCCGCGGGCCACGAAATCATCGGCATGACCATGCTGCGCGGGGACTGGCAGAAGGACTACGACGGCAACCCGGAGGTTTTCGGCACCGGCTGCGCGGGTAAGCTGGTGAACGTCGAGGCGCTGCCGGATGGGCGGTACAACATCGTCCTGCTCGGGCTGCGGGAGTTCGAGATTCGCCGCGACGTCTTCGAACGGACGTATCGGCAGGCGGAGGTTGCCTGGCGGGCCGTGGGTCGTGGGGCACTGGCCGAGGCGGACCGCGCGCGCTTGATCGACCTGCTCAGTCGCTTCCTGCGCGAGGAACCGCAGAGCCCCGCGCACCGCCTCTTGCGGGATCCCTCGCTGACGGACGACCTGCTGGTCAATTTCTTCGCCTATGCTCTGGACATCGACCCGCTCGAGAAGCAGGGGCTTTTGCAAGCTGGCACCCTGATCGAGCGAGGCCGCCGCCTTGCCGAGAATATCGAGTTCCATATCGAGGCGGCACGTCTCGCGCCGGTACGGCGCTCCGGTCCCGACCGGTGCCATTGACCGCGCGCGGGGGGCTGGAGCCGGGTGCCGGCCGGCCCCGAGAAGTCTGAAAAGGGAACCCAACCATGGCCAAGACATTTCAAGACATGCTGGATGCGGCCCGCCGCGACGTACCCGAATGGAGCATCGAGCAGGTGAGAGAGGCGCTCGCCAACGGTGGCGGCTACGTGATCCTCGACGTGCGTGAGAGAGAGGAGTACCGCGAGGGGCATCTCGATGGTGCGTTGTCGTTGCCGCGTGGCTTTCTGGAAATGCGAGCCGACCAGATCCTTACCGACAAGTCGGTGCCGATCATAGCGTATTGCGCGGCCGGTGTACGCTCGCTGCTGGCCGCGCGCGTACTCAAGGAGATGGGGTACGGCAACGTCGTCTCGATGACTGGCGGGTACGCGGCCTGGAAGAACGCGGGCTATCCGTGGAAGCAGGATCGCCAGTTCTCGGCCGAGCAGCTCACCCGCTACAGCCGCCACTTCCTGCTTCCCGAAGTTGGCGAGGCAGGCCAGGCGAAGCTGCTCGATGCGCGGATTCTGCTCGTGGGCGCGGGCGGCCTCGGGTCGCCGACCGCGTTCTACCTCGCCGCGGCGGGGATCGGGACGATCGGTATCGTGGATCACGACATTGTCGACATGAGCAACTTGCAGAGGCAGATCCTGCACACTGCCGAGCGTGTCGGCATGCCGAAGGTCGATTCGGCGCGCGAAGCGCTGCAGGCGCTCAACCCTGACGTCAACGTCGTCGGATATCGCGAGCGGCTCGACTCCCACAACATCATGCGGATCATTGCCGACTACGACATAGTCGTCGACGGTTGCGACAACTTTCCCACCCGCTATCTCGTCAACGACGCGTGCGTGCTGGCGGGTAAGCCAAACGTGCACGGAAGCATTTTCCAGTTCGAGGGGCAGGCGTCGGTGTTCTATCCCGGCAAGGGGCCCTGCTATCGCTGCCTGTTCCCGGAACCGCCGCCTCCGGGCGCCGCGCCGAGCTGTGCCGAGGCGGGTGTTCTCGGCGTGTTGCCTGGACTGGTGGGTTGTGTGCAGGCCCTCGAGACGGTCAAACTCGTGCTCGGTGCCGGCCGGCCGCTGATTGGCCGCATGGTGTACTTCGACACGCTGAGCATGGAAGTGCGCATTCACAAACTGCGCAAGGACCCCGACTGCCCTATTTGCGGTGACCGTCCGACGATCACCGGGCTAATTGACTACGAGGAGTTTTGCGGCTTGAGAGCGGCAGGCGGCTCGTCGTGAGTGCCGATGGTGCTGCCGCCACCGGCGAGTCGGCGGGAACCGGCCGCCGGCGGCTGGAACCGTGGCGGCGCAATCTGTACCTGCTGTGGGGGATCCTGTTCGCCGCATTTATCGGTCTGTCGCTCATCCTGCCCTTCGTGCCGCTGTATGTGCGTACGCTCGGGGTCACTGATTCCGGGGAGGTCGTGAGATGGAGCGGGTTGTTGTTGTCCGGCCCGTTCATGGTGTCGTTTCTGGTGACGCCGCTGTGGGGTGCGCTCGGAGACCGTTACGGCCAGAAGATGATGGTGGTGCGCGCCCTGGCGGGCAGCGCGGTGGCGTATCTCGGTATGGCGCTGGCCATGTCGGTGGCCGGTTTGTTCGTGTGGCGGCTGGCGCTCGGGGCGGTGTCGGGGTTTTTGGCCGCCGGAATGGCGCTCGTATCGGTGACGGCTCCGGACGAAGAACGAGGCTATGCGCTCGGTCTGATGCAATCGGTGATCCCGGCGGCTGGTCTGGTGGGGCCGGTTTTCGGCGGCGTCCTTGCCGATTTGATCGGCTACCGGGCCATCTTCGGGTTGGTGGCCGCGGTGTGTCTGCTTGGCGGCGTCCTGGCCGCGCTGTTTCTAACTGAACCGCGCAGCAGCGTGCACGTCGGCCAGCGGGTTAGCGTGGGGCGGAACCTGCAAACGGCGTGGCGGCACCACGGTTTGCGCGGGGCGTTGCTCGCGATCGTCGTGTCGCAGAGCCTGACGACGACGTTGCAACCGATCTTTGTGTTACTGGTGGAGGACCTCGGCGTTGAGGCGAAGCTATTGTCGACTTCCACCGGCGCGCTGTTCGCCGCCACCGGCCTGACCGCCCTTGTCGCAGGGCCGTGGTGGGGCCGGCGCGGCGACCGGATCGGTTACGGCCGCGCGGTGAGGGTGGCGCTCGTGGGGGCCGCACTGGCGATGGCGGCGCAGGGTGCGACCACTCACGTCTGGCAACTGGCGGGCTTGCGGCTGGTTTACGGGGCCTTCGTCGCCGGCATCTTGCCGGCCTTGTTCGGATTCGTGACCGCCGTTAGTCCGCCCGAGCACCGGGGCGGGGTGATGGGGCTCTGTTCGAGCGCGACGATGCTGGGCAATCTGCTCGGACCACTGGCGGGCGGTTACGTCGCGTCGCAGACCGGTGTGCGCAGCGTGTTTGTCGTATCGGCGGTGCTGTTGTTGGGCGTGACGCTGCTGGCGAGGGCGCGGCAGAGCGCGCCTGCAGCCAGTCGCCCGCCGGGAGGGCATGCCTGAGGGACGTTTGCCCGACTCGCTCATGGAACCTCGCCGCTGCGCCTCGCCGATCGGGGTGTCGACAGGTGGACCTCTCCGAGGGGACGATCTCGCCGGAGAAAGAGGCCGCTAATTGCGACATCGCCCTTGCGTGCGCCGATAATGCCGCCAAGCGGGAAGGTCAGCTACTTGCTCGTGAGTCACTGCAACCGAGCAATTGATCGCGCAGACTGGCGTCGATAGGGCGATCGCCCAGCCAGATGCGGAAGTATGCGGCCGCGAAGTCCGCACCTTCCACTACACCGATCGGATCGCCGTTCAGCGCCAGTTCGGTCCCGACTCCGGGAACGTAGGTGAGCGAGTAACGGTCGCCGGGCTTGACGTCACGGTACCAGCTATTTATGGTGTCGAGACGCGGCCGCAGCTTGGCCAGCGTTTCCGCATCCACGTTCTGCGCGAGAATCTGGTCGCCGGCCTTGCCGAAATCCGCGGCGCCGATACCCCAGAAGTAGCTCAACTCGAGGCGTTTCGGGATGTCCCTGAGGACCTCCTCGGGAGCAGTCCGTTCGTCCACGTACAGCGCGGCGACGTATGCTTTGATGAACCGCTTATATCGCAGGAGCCCCACACAACTGAGTTGCATGTTCACGTCCGCCGCGCGCACCTGCGGAGCGAAGCGCACCCCTTCGATTTCCGTTGCAGCCCCGGCCGGCGCCACCAGTGCCGCGATGAGCATCGCGCTCATCACGCCGCCGGCGGCACCGTGCACGGGAACCCGTGCGCGTCTCGCGGCAACCATGCCGCGCGGCCTACACAGCGCATGGCGCATGAGAAGCAGTGCCGGCATCGCGATTGCCCATACTATGGCGATTCCAATAACGCTTACCAGGGAATTCTCCGACAGTTCAATCGCCCCAAGCCGGGCGCCCGCCACATAGCTGGCCGGACCAAAGGCCGCACCAAGCCCGGCGGCCAGACCATAGCGGCCGCCCAGCCACGACATCGAGCTGTTCAGGGTAGTCGCAAACAGCATCCAGAGCGCCACCATCCAGGGCGGGGACAGCCACGGTTTCACACTGGTGCCCGCAAAAGAGTAAAGACCCGAAGACGCTTGCAGCGTATCGATCGCGAAGCCGAACAGCCCCGCCACCAGGATGAGCCTCGCCTCCTGTGTCAGCTTCGCAGTGCCCGCCAAATGCACCAGCAGGAACACTGCCACCACTGCCGGACCGAGCCACAATTGCCCTCGTGCCGCGCCACCGACACAAGCGAACCACCCCGCGTAGAACATGACGAAATTCAGCCAGCGACTCATCTCTAACCTCCCATGGAAGCTTCCGGACTTCGATCTCCAATGGCTTCCATCAATATCGTGCGAAAGAGGGCGTGTCAACAGATGCCCTGACAGAAGTTGACAAGCGCTTCGAGGGGCGATATGGACCAGTTGAGGATGGTGTCGGTGGAAAACGAACGTGTGACCCTCGGCGAGCTTGGAATGCGGGGGGCAGAACGGCAGGCGCTGTGCCTGCGAGAGGAGCCGGATGAAACTAAACCTTGGTATCTTGGCCGCAGTGCTCGGCAGCATGGTAGTGGCAAGTTGTGCGACCGCGCGACGTCCGCCAATTCGCACGGTGCCTTACGTCGACCTCCCACGTTTCATGGGCGACTGGTACGTGATCGCCAACATACCCACCTTCGTGGAGACGGACGCCTTTAACGCGGTAGAGTCTTATCGGCTCGACGACGACGGTACGATTGCGACGACGTTCACTTACCGCAAGGGCGCTTTCGACGGGGAAATCAAACGCTATCGTCCGCAAGGGTTCGTGCTGGATCGGCAGAGCAATGCGGTGTGGGGGATGCAGTTTGTCTGGCCGTTCAAGGGCGACTTCCGCATTGTCTATCTGAACGACGACTATACCCAGACCGTCATCGGAAGAGAGAAGCGCGACTACGTGTGGATAATGGCACGGCAGCCGACTATTCCAGAGGCAGACTACCGGCGTATTCTGGAGTTCCTCGCGCGCGAAGGGTACGAAACGGCCGAGATTCGCATGGTCCCGCAGCGCTGGGATAGCGCCGCAACGGCGGCAGGCCGATGACCTGCAGCGCAATTGCGCCCCGCTCGGGCAGACAGGCAAGCGATCCGCGGCGACGTTTGCGTGCGGCGGGTAAGCGAGGATGACCACCCCGTTGACGGTTGCAGAGAGTTGGAGGGCACGGTGGACCCGGCGCGCGGTCACGGTGCCGTTGTATCTCGGTTTGGCGTGCATGAGCGTGGCGTTGCTGCCGCTGACGTTGCTTCTCGCCCTGCTGATCGACGCCGCCAGACGGAATCGTCACCTGGTTACCCTGCGCTGCGTGCTGGGATTGACGCTCTATCTCGTTTGCGAGGCTGTCGGCATCGCGGCGAGCTTCCTGGTATGGGTGGCGGACCGCCTCTGGCCCGGCGGCGGTATCGATCGCAGCGAAGCTTGGAACCTGCGCTTACAACACCTGTGGGCGAGTACGCTGCTGGGAGGTGCGACCCGCCTGTTCGGCATGCGCCTGGTCGTCACCGGCCGCGAGGTGGTGCGCCGCGGACCGCTGTTCTTGTTGAGCCGGCACGCCAGCACGCTCGATACACTGCTGCCCGCGGTGTTCGTGTCGCACCCTTACAAGATGCGGCTGGGGCACGTGATGAAGCGAGAGCTGTTGTGGGATCCGTGTCTCGATATTGTCGGACAACGCACTCGCAACGCCTTCATCCGGCGCGGCTCCGGTAATCGCGAGAGGGAGGTGGCACTGCTGCGCGGACTCGCGGCGGCAGCGGTCGAGCGCGACGGGGTATTGCTCTTTCCGGAGGGGACCCGCTTTACGCCGGCGAAGCGCGAGCGTGCACTGGCCCATCTGGCCAGTACGCAGCAGTCTGCGCGGTGGGCAAGTGCGCAACGTCTACAGCACGTTCTGCCGCCTCACCGCGCGGGCGTGCTGGCGCTCCTGGAAACCCGTCCGGACATCGACGTCGTGTTCCTCGCGCATGCCGGTTTCGAGGGCACCGCCAATCTGAACGATATTTGGAGTGGAAAGCTGATTGGTCGCACTGTGACGCTGTGTTTCTGGCGCGTGCCCGCTGCGGACATCCCGCGCACTACGGAGGGCCGCACCGAGTGGCTCGACAGTCAGTGGGGGGCGGTCGATGCCTGGGTGACGGCCCACGCCAAACCGCAACCGTCTGCGATCGGAACCCCAACGCGTGCCGATTCTCTTGCCCCGGCGTCGGCCGATACGGGGTGTGATGACAGGACTTGAGCGTTATGGGCGGTAGATCGAAAGACTCACCGAGGGGGCGCGGCGTGGCGCGGGAAGCTGCCGGGCCGGCGAATCGCGTTGCGGTCCACGATGCCTTTCCGTTGCGGACGGTGGCGGCGATGACGGGACTGACTCCGGACATCATTCGCGCCTGGGAGAAGCGTTACGCGGTGGTGAGTCCGGTTCGTGGGGCGCGCGGTGCGCGCCTTTATTCCGCCGACGACATCGCACACCTGCGGCTGCTCGCCCGCGTGGTGCGCGCCGGCCGGGCGATCGGCGATGTCGCCGTGTTGAGCCGTGGCGAGATCGAAAGGTTGGCAGTGCCTCCGACGAGCGGCGAGCATGGCGTGGAGGCCCGGGCGACGCCCCTGCCGAGAGATGAGTTCGTCGACCGGGTGATGGAGCGGCTGGAGCGCTTCGACCACGCCGCTGTGGCCCGCTTGCTCGGCGATGCGGTTGTCGGTCTGGGCATGCGGCGCTTCGTCTACGAGGTTGTGCTGCCGTTGGTCCGCAGGGTCGGTATCTGTTGGGCCGACGGCACGACTTCGATCGCACAGGAGCACCTGCTCACCGGTATGTTGCGTAACCTCCTTGCCGGCTTGATTCAGGGCCGAGCGGTCCATGGCACCCCGATCGTACTGGCCACGCCGGCCGGCGAACGACATGAGATCGGTTTGCTGTTGGTGGCTTTGCTGGCGCAGGACGCGGGATTGAACGTGGTTTATCTGGGCGCCGATCTGCCGGCGGTGGACGTTGTGACCGCTGTGAAACGTGTGCGCGCGCGCGTGCTGGGGCTCAGTCTGATAACGCCCGAGAACCGTGCCCGCGCGATCGGGGAGATCGCCCAAATTCAGGCGGCATTGCCGGATCGAGTCGAACTATGGTTGGGCGGTGCTGACGCTCCCGCGGTAGCTGCGGGAGTCAAGCCCGGTCGTGGCCTGGTGCTGGACTGCCTGGCGACGACGGAAACCGAGATGACACGCGTTGCGCTGGCGCCGCCCGCCATGGCGGGGCCGAGGGAGGAAGAACCGTGAACGCAGCCGACAGGTTGGAGAATATCGGCGTCCTCGACCCCGAGG
Encoded proteins:
- a CDS encoding lysophospholipid acyltransferase family protein, with the protein product MTTPLTVAESWRARWTRRAVTVPLYLGLACMSVALLPLTLLLALLIDAARRNRHLVTLRCVLGLTLYLVCEAVGIAASFLVWVADRLWPGGGIDRSEAWNLRLQHLWASTLLGGATRLFGMRLVVTGREVVRRGPLFLLSRHASTLDTLLPAVFVSHPYKMRLGHVMKRELLWDPCLDIVGQRTRNAFIRRGSGNREREVALLRGLAAAAVERDGVLLFPEGTRFTPAKRERALAHLASTQQSARWASAQRLQHVLPPHRAGVLALLETRPDIDVVFLAHAGFEGTANLNDIWSGKLIGRTVTLCFWRVPAADIPRTTEGRTEWLDSQWGAVDAWVTAHAKPQPSAIGTPTRADSLAPASADTGCDDRT
- a CDS encoding MFS transporter: MSADGAAATGESAGTGRRRLEPWRRNLYLLWGILFAAFIGLSLILPFVPLYVRTLGVTDSGEVVRWSGLLLSGPFMVSFLVTPLWGALGDRYGQKMMVVRALAGSAVAYLGMALAMSVAGLFVWRLALGAVSGFLAAGMALVSVTAPDEERGYALGLMQSVIPAAGLVGPVFGGVLADLIGYRAIFGLVAAVCLLGGVLAALFLTEPRSSVHVGQRVSVGRNLQTAWRHHGLRGALLAIVVSQSLTTTLQPIFVLLVEDLGVEAKLLSTSTGALFAATGLTALVAGPWWGRRGDRIGYGRAVRVALVGAALAMAAQGATTHVWQLAGLRLVYGAFVAGILPALFGFVTAVSPPEHRGGVMGLCSSATMLGNLLGPLAGGYVASQTGVRSVFVVSAVLLLGVTLLARARQSAPAASRPPGGHA
- the moeB gene encoding molybdopterin-synthase adenylyltransferase MoeB translates to MAKTFQDMLDAARRDVPEWSIEQVREALANGGGYVILDVREREEYREGHLDGALSLPRGFLEMRADQILTDKSVPIIAYCAAGVRSLLAARVLKEMGYGNVVSMTGGYAAWKNAGYPWKQDRQFSAEQLTRYSRHFLLPEVGEAGQAKLLDARILLVGAGGLGSPTAFYLAAAGIGTIGIVDHDIVDMSNLQRQILHTAERVGMPKVDSAREALQALNPDVNVVGYRERLDSHNIMRIIADYDIVVDGCDNFPTRYLVNDACVLAGKPNVHGSIFQFEGQASVFYPGKGPCYRCLFPEPPPPGAAPSCAEAGVLGVLPGLVGCVQALETVKLVLGAGRPLIGRMVYFDTLSMEVRIHKLRKDPDCPICGDRPTITGLIDYEEFCGLRAAGGSS
- a CDS encoding lipocalin family protein produces the protein MKLNLGILAAVLGSMVVASCATARRPPIRTVPYVDLPRFMGDWYVIANIPTFVETDAFNAVESYRLDDDGTIATTFTYRKGAFDGEIKRYRPQGFVLDRQSNAVWGMQFVWPFKGDFRIVYLNDDYTQTVIGREKRDYVWIMARQPTIPEADYRRILEFLAREGYETAEIRMVPQRWDSAATAAGR
- a CDS encoding transcriptional repressor; translation: MKSRRTPQLDAVFEIVRAASDHPTADTVYARVRRVMPAVSLGTVYRNLQKLAAERRVRALHMRDRVTRYDGMVADHDHFCCERCGVVHDIDPARSGRRRAPGPLGPGYVVHTEVVTVYGLCPGCGARVAAVTV
- a CDS encoding DUF3501 family protein, producing the protein MHKVSLDEVMGLERYELVRPAFIGRIIALKKQRRVPVGDRITFVFENHDTALFQIQEMMRTERIVDIDKVRQEVETYNELVPDAGQLSATMLIEITEKGSIREALVSLLGIDRCVRLEIGADLVVAAEFEGGRSKEDNLSAVQYLRFNLGAAARLAFLDVCVPVRLAIDHPRYRHATSIEGAVRAQLVRDLEAS
- a CDS encoding rubrerythrin family protein; translated protein: MAKGVKGSKTHENLKAAFAGESQANRRYLYFARRADIEGYPDIGGLFRDTSEAETGHAFGHLDFLKEAGDPATGLPIGDTEKNLKSAIEGETYEYTEMYPGFAKTAREEGFEEVAEWFETLARAEKSHAARFTKGVDSLKA
- a CDS encoding DUF2878 family protein, which codes for MSRWLNFVMFYAGWFACVGGAARGQLWLGPAVVAVFLLVHLAGTAKLTQEARLILVAGLFGFAIDTLQASSGLYSFAGTSVKPWLSPPWMVALWMLFATTLNSSMSWLGGRYGLAAGLGAAFGPASYVAGARLGAIELSENSLVSVIGIAIVWAIAMPALLLMRHALCRPRGMVAARRARVPVHGAAGGVMSAMLIAALVAPAGAATEIEGVRFAPQVRAADVNMQLSCVGLLRYKRFIKAYVAALYVDERTAPEEVLRDIPKRLELSYFWGIGAADFGKAGDQILAQNVDAETLAKLRPRLDTINSWYRDVKPGDRYSLTYVPGVGTELALNGDPIGVVEGADFAAAYFRIWLGDRPIDASLRDQLLGCSDSRASS
- a CDS encoding MerR family transcriptional regulator; this encodes MAREAAGPANRVAVHDAFPLRTVAAMTGLTPDIIRAWEKRYAVVSPVRGARGARLYSADDIAHLRLLARVVRAGRAIGDVAVLSRGEIERLAVPPTSGEHGVEARATPLPRDEFVDRVMERLERFDHAAVARLLGDAVVGLGMRRFVYEVVLPLVRRVGICWADGTTSIAQEHLLTGMLRNLLAGLIQGRAVHGTPIVLATPAGERHEIGLLLVALLAQDAGLNVVYLGADLPAVDVVTAVKRVRARVLGLSLITPENRARAIGEIAQIQAALPDRVELWLGGADAPAVAAGVKPGRGLVLDCLATTETEMTRVALAPPAMAGPREEEP
- a CDS encoding LON peptidase substrate-binding domain-containing protein, with amino-acid sequence MELPSVIPIFPLPSVVLFPGVPLPLHIFEPRYRDMVRDAAAGHEIIGMTMLRGDWQKDYDGNPEVFGTGCAGKLVNVEALPDGRYNIVLLGLREFEIRRDVFERTYRQAEVAWRAVGRGALAEADRARLIDLLSRFLREEPQSPAHRLLRDPSLTDDLLVNFFAYALDIDPLEKQGLLQAGTLIERGRRLAENIEFHIEAARLAPVRRSGPDRCH